A region of Thermobifida halotolerans DNA encodes the following proteins:
- a CDS encoding RDD family protein, producing MGHPPSFPQPHQPQPAPYGHPPPLAQPAAAHGWPPAQHPPGPQPANFGLRIGAYAIDSVLAVLLFFVVYLGVGIGGAVTMSNLGSEGLAALMVLLALLLAALSSFCYFWLPTARSGQTPGKRILKIRVVDAATGQPPTKGSAAARTALLLLMNALPFGGVLNVVLAVIDEPRQRSIHDRAAATLVVTA from the coding sequence ATGGGTCACCCCCCGTCCTTCCCACAGCCCCACCAGCCCCAGCCCGCCCCCTACGGCCACCCACCGCCCCTCGCCCAGCCCGCTGCCGCCCACGGCTGGCCCCCCGCCCAGCACCCCCCGGGACCGCAGCCGGCGAACTTCGGTCTCCGGATCGGCGCCTACGCCATCGACTCCGTCCTCGCCGTCCTCCTGTTCTTCGTGGTCTACCTGGGAGTGGGAATAGGCGGAGCCGTCACCATGTCCAACCTCGGCAGCGAGGGCCTGGCCGCCCTCATGGTCCTCCTCGCCCTGCTCCTGGCCGCACTGTCGAGCTTCTGCTACTTCTGGCTGCCGACCGCGCGCAGCGGACAGACGCCGGGCAAGCGGATACTCAAGATCAGGGTCGTGGACGCGGCCACCGGGCAACCACCGACGAAGGGATCGGCAGCGGCCCGAACAGCCCTCCTCCTGCTGATGAACGCGCTCCCCTTCGGCGGAGTCCTCAACGTCGTCCTGGCTGTGATCGACGAACCACGCCAACGCTCCATCCACGACCGGGCCGCCGCCACCCTGGTCGTGACGGCCTAA